From a single Gimesia fumaroli genomic region:
- a CDS encoding DUF1501 domain-containing protein: protein MNRWKTNNGSTLISRREMLRRSSAGFGSLALAALLGSDCQAAQQKVVQQPHFTPKAKRVIFLFMHGGPSHMDTFDYKPQLQKDSGKPLPFDKPRVFSATTGNLLGSPWKFKQHGESGAWVSEVFPHVAGCVDDLCIINSMYGSNSRHGGALLELHTGSDTFVRPSMGSWITYGLGSENRDLPGFITVCPTLTHGGVNAYSSSFLPADYQGTPIGNASIPADRALIPFIKNKSGIPLDVQRQELDFLQQMNREHLENSGPDAALEGRINSFELAYRMQTAAPELQDISDESETTQKMYGLDNDVTKNFGRQCLMARRFAERGVRFVQITHSYKWDQHSGLKTAIPRNAKEVDQPIAALLKDLKSRGLLEDTLVLWGGEFGRTPVSQGDDGRDHNPQGYTMWMAGGGVKGGLQYGATDDYGYYAVKNKVHIHDLHASILHLLGLDHKKLTYQFAGRDFRLTDVHGEVMYDLFA from the coding sequence ATGAATCGATGGAAGACAAATAACGGAAGCACATTGATCTCGCGACGGGAAATGTTGCGCAGAAGTTCTGCCGGTTTTGGCAGTCTAGCTTTAGCTGCCTTACTGGGAAGTGACTGTCAGGCTGCGCAGCAGAAAGTCGTTCAGCAGCCGCATTTCACTCCGAAGGCCAAGCGTGTGATCTTTCTGTTTATGCACGGCGGCCCTTCGCACATGGATACGTTCGATTACAAGCCCCAGTTGCAGAAAGACAGTGGCAAGCCGCTTCCGTTTGACAAGCCTCGTGTTTTCTCAGCCACGACCGGAAATTTACTGGGTTCACCGTGGAAGTTCAAACAACATGGCGAGAGTGGTGCCTGGGTGAGTGAGGTCTTTCCCCATGTCGCGGGTTGCGTTGATGACTTATGTATCATCAATTCGATGTATGGTTCCAATTCCCGGCATGGTGGTGCATTATTAGAATTACATACGGGAAGTGACACGTTTGTTCGCCCCAGCATGGGGTCTTGGATTACCTACGGTTTGGGATCCGAGAATCGGGACTTGCCCGGGTTTATTACCGTCTGTCCCACGTTGACTCACGGGGGCGTGAACGCTTACAGTTCCTCCTTCCTACCAGCAGATTATCAGGGCACCCCCATTGGAAATGCCAGTATTCCGGCTGACCGTGCTTTGATCCCTTTTATCAAAAATAAGAGCGGCATTCCCTTGGATGTTCAGCGTCAGGAATTGGATTTCCTGCAGCAGATGAATCGGGAGCATTTGGAAAATTCCGGACCCGATGCGGCATTGGAAGGTCGGATCAATTCGTTTGAGCTGGCCTATCGGATGCAGACAGCGGCTCCCGAACTGCAGGATATCAGTGATGAATCTGAGACGACGCAAAAAATGTATGGTCTGGATAATGATGTCACAAAGAACTTTGGACGCCAGTGTCTGATGGCACGTCGGTTTGCAGAACGGGGAGTGCGTTTTGTTCAAATTACACACAGTTATAAATGGGATCAACATTCCGGATTGAAAACAGCGATTCCCCGAAATGCGAAGGAAGTCGATCAGCCAATTGCTGCCTTACTTAAGGATTTGAAGTCGCGCGGTTTGCTGGAAGACACACTCGTTCTTTGGGGGGGCGAATTTGGTCGGACACCAGTCAGTCAGGGTGATGACGGCCGCGATCATAATCCTCAAGGGTATACGATGTGGATGGCCGGAGGTGGCGTTAAGGGAGGATTGCAGTATGGTGCCACTGACGACTATGGCTATTATGCTGTTAAAAATAAGGTCCACATCCATGACCTGCACGCCAGCATTTTACATTTACTCGGGCTTGATCATAAAAAGTTAACTTATCAGTTTGCCGGCCGTGATTTCCGATTAACGGACGTGCATGGCGAAGTGATGTATGACCTGTTTGCCTGA
- a CDS encoding DUF1553 domain-containing protein — translation MKRRLLLILGLCIFVMIPLSRPLLAADADLKKEVFFEKRIRPLLVNQCYDCHSEDSVESGLRVDSLSALVQGGERGPSVIVGKPEQSLLISAVNHSGQLHMPPKDKLSQKEISDLTEWIRLGAYWPNSKPIVQSNEGKPEGPLFTEQEKAFWAFQPPQKPSLPQVKQSEWVQNPIDTFVLSRLEQKGYAPALPAEKQDLIRRATFDLIGLSPTRKEVDDFVKDDSPDAFARVIDRLLESPRYGERWGRHWLDVARYADSNGLDENLSYANAFRFRDYVIAAFNQDKPFDQFVQEQLAGDILAEQVNDDSRIEKITATGFLSIGAKMLAEDDQTKMQMDIIDEQLDTVGRTFMGLTLGCARCHSHKFDPIPIEDYYSLAGIFKSTKTMENFKVVARWQERTLASPEEIQKLEQHKKQIADLDSQIQTVLNQADEQFLREERKRVSDYLLAAEIKKHADELMKGTKPIGETLQADSSDSILIVEAENYQTGNVKKSLTGYGEGIGVIYNNGMLPNIAEYEIELPKAGRYQFEIRYAAASARPVQLLINDQLVKNNAAGDVTGSWYPKSQEWKVEGLYQFTQGKNIIRLESKIPFPHIDKLLIAAPRELSDKERNFIADVAAPESKLIGSLTAQWSDYLRKNLNEKTSPLFVWSELVRTGKTPETLGPLYQRFQSLNDLPEAERLPRAASLYGNLFKEVEQEWQAYLKTDEGKNAKSLPNAESEAIRQVLYDPKGPFALPADREAFYAAAVKTKLTEKRAARKELEKTLPQYPTAMAVSEQKPENVKVHLRGSHFTLGKEVPRQFLRIIEGEHQTPINDQQSGRLQLAQWLTSGQHPLTARVMVNRLWRWHFGKGLVRTPDNFGKLGERPTHPELLDWLAVQFVEQGWSIKSMHRLIMLSSTYQMSTNYNAELAAVDPENRLLWRMNRRRLEAEAIRDSILAVCGKLDYEMGGSLLGVANRKYVTSTSNVNPVVYQTNRRSVYLPIVRSALYEVLQAFDFADPSVLSGDRTHTTVAPQALFMMNSDFVMQNTMDLAEQIMHETQLDQRARVNRIYEKIFSRPATAMETSRALDYIKIYRQELKSLEMPEEEKEQRTWQSLCRVLISSNEFLFVD, via the coding sequence ATGAAACGACGACTTCTGCTGATTTTGGGATTATGCATTTTTGTCATGATACCCCTGAGCCGTCCACTTCTGGCAGCGGATGCCGATTTGAAAAAAGAAGTTTTTTTCGAGAAACGAATCCGCCCGTTATTAGTCAACCAGTGTTATGACTGTCACAGTGAGGATTCCGTTGAGAGTGGATTACGTGTCGATTCCCTGTCGGCATTAGTCCAGGGGGGAGAGCGGGGGCCTTCTGTTATCGTTGGGAAACCCGAGCAAAGTCTGTTGATTAGTGCGGTGAACCACAGCGGTCAATTACACATGCCGCCTAAAGATAAGTTGTCACAAAAAGAGATCAGCGATTTGACCGAATGGATTCGACTGGGAGCCTACTGGCCGAATTCAAAACCGATTGTGCAATCGAACGAGGGAAAACCTGAGGGACCGCTTTTTACTGAGCAGGAAAAAGCATTCTGGGCCTTTCAGCCGCCTCAAAAACCAAGTCTACCGCAGGTTAAACAATCTGAGTGGGTTCAGAATCCAATCGACACTTTCGTTTTATCGAGGTTGGAACAGAAAGGCTATGCGCCAGCTCTTCCTGCCGAGAAGCAGGACCTGATTCGTCGGGCGACTTTTGATCTGATTGGTTTGTCGCCTACTCGAAAAGAAGTCGATGACTTTGTCAAAGATGATTCGCCGGATGCCTTTGCGCGGGTCATTGATCGGCTTTTGGAATCTCCCCGTTACGGTGAACGCTGGGGACGACACTGGCTGGATGTGGCACGCTATGCCGATTCAAACGGCCTGGACGAAAATCTGTCTTATGCGAATGCGTTTCGCTTCCGCGATTATGTGATAGCGGCATTCAATCAAGATAAGCCTTTCGATCAGTTTGTCCAGGAACAACTGGCGGGCGATATTCTGGCGGAACAGGTCAATGATGACAGCCGCATTGAGAAAATTACCGCGACCGGTTTTCTGTCCATCGGCGCCAAGATGCTGGCAGAAGATGACCAAACCAAGATGCAGATGGATATCATCGACGAGCAACTGGATACCGTCGGTCGTACATTCATGGGACTCACACTGGGGTGTGCTCGCTGTCATTCCCATAAATTCGATCCGATTCCAATTGAAGATTATTACTCGCTGGCGGGGATTTTCAAAAGTACGAAAACGATGGAAAACTTCAAGGTGGTTGCTCGCTGGCAGGAACGAACTCTGGCCAGCCCTGAAGAGATTCAAAAACTGGAACAACATAAAAAACAGATTGCAGACCTCGACTCTCAAATTCAAACCGTTTTGAATCAGGCCGATGAACAGTTTTTGAGAGAAGAGCGAAAACGTGTGTCCGATTATTTACTCGCGGCTGAAATTAAAAAACACGCTGATGAATTGATGAAGGGGACAAAACCGATCGGCGAAACACTGCAGGCCGATTCATCGGATTCTATCCTGATCGTGGAGGCGGAAAACTATCAGACGGGGAATGTGAAAAAGTCCCTGACCGGTTACGGCGAGGGAATTGGCGTCATTTATAACAACGGGATGCTGCCAAATATCGCGGAGTATGAAATTGAACTGCCGAAAGCAGGGCGATATCAATTTGAAATTCGCTATGCAGCCGCATCTGCACGGCCGGTTCAACTATTGATTAATGATCAACTCGTCAAAAACAATGCGGCTGGAGATGTCACCGGGAGCTGGTATCCCAAGTCGCAGGAATGGAAAGTCGAAGGGCTTTATCAGTTCACTCAGGGGAAAAATATAATACGTCTGGAAAGTAAAATTCCGTTTCCGCATATCGATAAGTTGTTGATTGCAGCACCGCGGGAGCTTTCTGATAAAGAGCGGAACTTTATCGCCGATGTCGCGGCTCCTGAAAGTAAACTCATTGGCAGTCTGACAGCACAGTGGTCTGACTATCTGAGGAAAAATTTGAACGAGAAGACGTCTCCCTTGTTTGTCTGGAGCGAACTGGTACGCACGGGTAAGACACCAGAAACACTCGGACCTTTATATCAGAGGTTTCAAAGTCTGAATGATCTGCCTGAAGCAGAACGGCTGCCGCGGGCGGCTTCACTTTATGGAAATTTATTTAAAGAAGTCGAACAAGAGTGGCAGGCTTATCTGAAAACCGACGAGGGGAAAAATGCGAAAAGTCTGCCGAATGCGGAGAGCGAAGCCATTCGGCAAGTGCTGTATGATCCGAAAGGACCGTTCGCGTTACCTGCGGACCGTGAAGCGTTTTATGCTGCTGCAGTGAAAACCAAACTGACGGAAAAAAGAGCCGCCCGGAAAGAGCTGGAAAAAACACTTCCTCAATATCCGACGGCCATGGCGGTTTCAGAACAAAAGCCGGAAAACGTGAAGGTGCATCTGAGGGGAAGTCACTTCACGCTGGGCAAAGAAGTTCCTCGTCAGTTCCTGCGAATTATTGAGGGAGAGCATCAGACTCCCATCAATGATCAGCAGAGCGGTCGTTTGCAGTTAGCCCAGTGGTTGACCAGCGGTCAGCATCCTCTGACGGCTCGTGTCATGGTGAATCGACTCTGGCGCTGGCATTTCGGAAAGGGGCTGGTGAGAACGCCCGATAACTTTGGAAAACTGGGAGAGCGTCCGACGCATCCAGAACTGCTCGACTGGCTGGCGGTTCAATTTGTAGAACAGGGCTGGTCGATTAAGTCGATGCATCGTTTGATCATGTTGTCTTCAACCTATCAGATGAGTACGAACTATAATGCAGAGCTGGCAGCCGTCGATCCTGAAAATCGATTGCTCTGGCGGATGAATCGCAGACGCCTGGAAGCAGAAGCGATTCGTGATTCGATTTTAGCCGTGTGTGGAAAGCTCGACTATGAAATGGGCGGATCATTGTTGGGGGTTGCGAACCGGAAGTATGTAACAAGCACCAGCAACGTGAATCCGGTAGTTTATCAGACCAATCGTCGTTCCGTGTATTTGCCGATTGTGAGAAGTGCTTTATATGAAGTGTTGCAGGCATTTGATTTTGCCGATCCCAGTGTTCTCTCTGGTGATCGAACTCATACGACCGTGGCACCACAGGCATTGTTCATGATGAATAGTGATTTCGTCATGCAGAATACAATGGATCTGGCCGAACAGATAATGCATGAGACACAATTAGATCAGCGTGCCAGGGTCAATCGGATTTATGAGAAAATATTCAGCCGTCCTGCGACTGCGATGGAAACATCTCGGGCGCTGGACTACATCAAAATATACCGACAGGAATTGAAGTCGTTAGAGATGCCAGAAGAAGAAAAAGAGCAGCGAACCTGGCAGAGTTTATGTCGGGTCCTGATTTCCTCCAATGAATTTTTGTTTGTTGATTAA
- a CDS encoding beta-propeller fold lactonase family protein — protein sequence MYLIARSVRLFLPLTTLCLLCLLMGPQRADAGQSNSLMDISADGKLLACSNRDSGTITIVDLVSHKKQSEIKVGKHPEGVTFLGNSHQLATAVYDEDIVIFLDADTGKITGQTEVFDEPYGIVSTSDGSKVFVTLDYPGRIVEIDTQTYKIDREFSSGSHLRGIAISNDDQSLFTTEYYTALVRQIDVASGKTTDEWPGGSTDNLSRQITLHPRRAKAYLPHIRSRITVAHGAGSIFPIVSIVDTKPGEGKRRRKIPMDSFRGARVTCNPWDTAITPDGKTFFVVFAGTDELYVCNVIDDDYRELTFRSSLRLGHNPRAVRVAPDGNTFYVYNALDFNVVAYDTDSLRPRAIIDVTENPLDEEILLGKRLFYTALQPMTSRLWISCASCHPDGQSDGRTWHNPEGLRNTQSLAGMAWTHPIHWSADRDEVQDFEHTIRGPLMQGSGLVRGKINPSLDAPNKGLSRALDAMAAYSNTHEFTLSPYAKKGLSPAAKRGRELFFSKQTKCASCHSGPFLTDSVPSAKIVRHDVGTSVDNPGEKMGPAYDTPTLLGIYRTAPYLHHGKANTLEEVFTIYNHDDQHGNTSQLSKQELADLIEFLKALPYEDPVPQAKAAGMVKVSK from the coding sequence ATGTATCTCATTGCAAGGTCCGTTCGATTATTCCTGCCTCTGACAACTCTCTGCCTACTTTGCCTGTTGATGGGCCCACAGCGTGCAGACGCCGGTCAATCCAACAGCCTGATGGATATTTCCGCAGACGGCAAACTGCTTGCCTGTTCGAACCGTGACAGTGGCACAATCACGATAGTCGATCTGGTATCCCATAAAAAACAGAGCGAAATCAAAGTTGGAAAACACCCGGAAGGCGTAACATTTCTGGGAAACAGCCACCAACTGGCAACCGCCGTCTACGACGAAGACATTGTTATTTTTCTTGACGCGGATACTGGCAAAATCACGGGACAGACAGAAGTCTTTGATGAACCGTACGGCATTGTCTCTACAAGTGATGGTTCAAAGGTTTTCGTAACCCTCGATTATCCGGGACGGATTGTGGAAATCGATACGCAAACATACAAAATCGATCGGGAATTTTCTTCGGGAAGCCATCTGCGTGGCATTGCAATTTCTAACGACGATCAAAGCCTGTTCACAACCGAATACTACACCGCCCTGGTTCGGCAGATTGATGTCGCCAGTGGTAAAACTACCGACGAGTGGCCCGGAGGAAGCACGGACAATCTTTCGCGTCAGATCACCCTGCACCCCCGTCGCGCTAAAGCATACCTGCCTCATATTCGCTCCCGCATTACCGTAGCCCATGGTGCTGGTTCGATCTTCCCGATTGTTTCGATTGTTGATACAAAACCAGGTGAAGGAAAACGCCGACGAAAAATCCCCATGGATTCCTTTCGGGGAGCCCGTGTGACTTGTAACCCGTGGGACACCGCAATTACCCCTGATGGAAAAACGTTCTTTGTGGTATTCGCCGGGACTGATGAGCTCTACGTCTGTAACGTTATCGATGATGATTACCGCGAATTGACGTTTCGTTCTTCACTCAGACTGGGACATAATCCCCGCGCGGTCCGAGTCGCTCCCGATGGAAACACGTTTTACGTTTACAATGCATTGGACTTCAATGTCGTCGCTTATGACACAGATAGTCTGCGTCCTCGGGCGATCATTGATGTAACAGAGAACCCACTGGATGAAGAAATCCTTCTGGGAAAACGCCTGTTCTACACGGCACTCCAACCTATGACGAGCCGTTTGTGGATTTCCTGCGCAAGCTGTCATCCCGATGGGCAATCTGATGGAAGAACCTGGCATAATCCGGAAGGCTTAAGAAACACCCAATCTCTAGCTGGTATGGCCTGGACGCATCCGATTCACTGGTCTGCAGACCGCGATGAAGTGCAGGACTTCGAGCATACGATCCGCGGTCCTTTGATGCAGGGTAGCGGGCTGGTCAGAGGGAAAATCAATCCTTCTCTGGATGCGCCCAACAAAGGTTTATCGCGGGCACTGGATGCGATGGCCGCTTATTCCAATACACATGAATTCACGCTAAGCCCTTATGCTAAAAAGGGACTCAGCCCGGCTGCCAAACGGGGTCGCGAACTCTTCTTTTCCAAACAAACAAAATGTGCCTCATGCCATAGCGGTCCTTTCCTAACAGACTCAGTTCCCAGCGCGAAAATTGTTCGGCATGACGTGGGTACCTCTGTTGATAACCCAGGTGAAAAGATGGGACCTGCTTATGATACGCCGACATTGCTGGGAATCTACCGGACGGCTCCCTACCTGCATCACGGCAAAGCAAACACACTCGAAGAAGTATTCACCATCTATAATCACGACGATCAACATGGAAACACAAGCCAGCTTTCAAAACAGGAACTCGCCGACCTCATCGAATTTCTGAAAGCACTTCCCTATGAAGATCCAGTCCCCCAGGCAAAAGCGGCTGGAATGGTTAAAGTGTCGAAGTAA
- a CDS encoding TlpA family protein disulfide reductase has protein sequence MSAKSLCFVCCLILLHGCNQNTPAPTTSPETEAAPETAPATVEKKEPAIPGAKTFEKDGVTAEIANWEEAQEFIKKQKGKIVVVDLWSTWCEPCLREFPQLVALQKKYPEKVVCVSFNLNYIGSKDSPPESNSEELMEFYSKQKADIINLISSTPDEELYESLNLAAIPAAYVYGPDGKLKKRFDNEKQEYGEEGFTYEKHIVPTIDKMLKSTPKPEK, from the coding sequence ATGTCAGCAAAATCGCTCTGTTTTGTATGCTGTTTAATACTGCTGCACGGCTGCAATCAAAACACACCTGCCCCCACGACTTCACCTGAAACAGAAGCGGCTCCAGAGACTGCTCCGGCAACGGTCGAGAAAAAGGAACCTGCCATTCCCGGCGCAAAAACATTTGAAAAAGATGGCGTCACGGCAGAAATTGCCAACTGGGAAGAAGCACAGGAATTCATCAAAAAGCAAAAGGGGAAAATTGTCGTCGTTGATTTGTGGTCGACCTGGTGTGAACCTTGTCTACGAGAATTCCCTCAGCTGGTCGCGTTACAAAAGAAGTATCCGGAAAAAGTGGTCTGCGTCTCATTCAATCTGAACTATATCGGGAGTAAAGACTCTCCCCCCGAGTCGAACAGTGAAGAACTCATGGAATTCTATTCCAAACAGAAAGCAGATATCATCAACCTCATTTCCAGTACGCCCGATGAAGAGCTGTATGAAAGTCTGAATCTGGCAGCGATCCCGGCAGCCTATGTCTACGGTCCTGATGGAAAGCTGAAAAAACGATTCGACAATGAAAAGCAGGAATACGGAGAAGAAGGTTTTACGTACGAGAAACATATCGTACCTACGATTGATAAAATGCTTAAGTCGACTCCAAAACCAGAAAAGTAA
- a CDS encoding Ldh family oxidoreductase — MPQIQVKSALIEADDLREFCFQLLTHADLRQEDAELVADSLVESNLRGIDSHGVARLPHYLERIRQQSISARPEMRWEQLGTAAGRVDGDHGLGQLAMVKAADHAIELAHDSGAGWVSICNSSHCGALAYYGLRMAQAGMIGFAFTHVDPMVTPHGAREPFCGTNPICITAPGKHGKSLCLDMATSITPWNTIANAATEGVSIPGDWALDANGQGTTDPNEVVALFPFGGFKGSGLGLMIDVLCALLGGAPIGPDIPKMYGDLSERRLLGGMVGAIDISRFTSVESFQERIVEIIQRWGALQPLHEGGQVYYPGEPEEVTRVERMKTGIPVGCQLIKQFNQMALQRGLSPLDVSELPHDVDNALETSPTESLT; from the coding sequence TTGCCACAAATTCAAGTGAAGAGTGCTTTGATCGAAGCCGATGACCTGCGGGAGTTCTGTTTTCAGCTACTCACTCATGCCGATCTAAGACAAGAAGATGCAGAGCTGGTTGCTGACTCTCTGGTTGAATCAAACCTGCGCGGCATTGACTCGCATGGCGTGGCTCGCTTGCCACATTATCTGGAGCGTATTCGTCAGCAAAGCATCAGTGCCCGACCTGAAATGCGGTGGGAACAACTGGGGACGGCTGCGGGCCGCGTTGACGGGGATCACGGACTCGGTCAACTGGCGATGGTCAAGGCGGCGGATCATGCGATTGAACTGGCACACGATTCCGGTGCGGGCTGGGTTTCGATCTGTAACTCTTCGCACTGTGGTGCACTGGCTTATTATGGGTTAAGGATGGCTCAGGCGGGCATGATCGGTTTTGCTTTTACGCACGTTGATCCAATGGTCACACCACACGGAGCACGAGAACCGTTTTGTGGAACGAATCCGATTTGCATTACCGCACCGGGAAAGCACGGGAAGTCGCTTTGTCTGGATATGGCGACGAGCATTACTCCCTGGAATACGATTGCCAATGCGGCGACCGAAGGGGTTTCGATTCCGGGGGACTGGGCATTGGATGCGAATGGGCAGGGGACCACTGATCCGAATGAAGTCGTTGCCTTATTTCCGTTTGGTGGTTTCAAAGGCTCGGGGCTGGGCTTGATGATTGATGTATTGTGCGCGTTACTCGGAGGGGCCCCGATTGGTCCTGATATCCCTAAAATGTACGGCGATCTTTCAGAGAGACGATTGCTGGGAGGCATGGTCGGGGCAATCGATATCAGCCGTTTCACATCAGTCGAATCATTCCAGGAACGGATAGTCGAGATCATTCAGCGCTGGGGTGCGTTACAGCCGCTTCACGAGGGCGGGCAAGTCTATTATCCGGGTGAGCCGGAAGAGGTGACGCGCGTGGAGCGAATGAAAACCGGAATTCCCGTCGGTTGTCAATTGATTAAGCAATTCAATCAAATGGCTCTGCAGCGTGGGCTGTCTCCTCTTGACGTTTCTGAATTGCCGCATGATGTGGACAATGCCCTGGAAACTTCTCCTACCGAATCTCTGACTTGA
- a CDS encoding sodium:solute symporter produces MNGPFLLAATQLNISLLDSAIILAYLILITGMGLYVSRKQKQTVDSYFLAGRSLKWPTIGLSLFATNISTVHLIGLAADGYRVGLVVGNFECLAAFTLIILGLVFAPIYHRSGVVTLPDFLEQRFSAGSRIVLAIMGVVAALFIHIGMTLYAGSTIMHEFFGIDVFTSVIVISAITTLYTVMGGLKAVVITESIQTVLLIIGSFAITWFAAGALNEQGIDSFTKLRAALPEKHMSMLHESGGFSWFAFVLGYPVLGIWYWCADQTIVQRVLGGETEKDAQVGPLFAGFIKVLPLLIMVFPGVLAYVLFRDQIGDNPNSALPVLISQLIPEGLKGMIAAGLLAALMSTIAGALNSTATLISIDVVKKLKPETSDARLVVVGRITAVVVMILAIGWSTMGSKFESIFSGLNSMIACLAPPITVVFIWGVLWKRGTAKASLITLIVGSILGGLTFVLDFGFGIITNDLGIPFMLQAWWLFVICSVVFVVISLLTPPPTADQIEMMCWKHPLKEIVFRKLSGVTDPRLIALLLAGIMSSIYITFA; encoded by the coding sequence ATGAACGGGCCATTCCTGCTGGCTGCCACTCAACTGAATATTTCCTTACTCGATTCTGCAATCATTCTGGCGTATCTGATTTTGATCACCGGGATGGGGCTGTACGTCAGTCGTAAGCAAAAGCAGACGGTCGACAGCTATTTCCTCGCGGGGCGTTCTCTTAAATGGCCTACGATTGGGTTGTCTTTGTTTGCAACCAATATCTCGACCGTACACTTGATTGGTCTCGCTGCGGATGGATATCGAGTGGGCTTAGTTGTGGGGAACTTCGAATGCCTGGCAGCGTTCACACTGATTATTCTTGGTCTGGTTTTTGCGCCGATTTATCATCGCAGTGGTGTCGTAACGCTGCCTGATTTTCTGGAACAGCGTTTTAGCGCGGGGTCTCGGATTGTATTAGCGATTATGGGGGTCGTCGCGGCGTTGTTTATTCATATCGGCATGACGCTGTATGCCGGCTCTACCATCATGCATGAGTTCTTCGGAATTGATGTTTTCACTTCGGTAATTGTGATTTCTGCCATTACCACCTTATATACAGTGATGGGGGGATTGAAGGCGGTTGTGATTACGGAATCGATTCAGACGGTGCTGCTAATCATTGGCTCGTTTGCCATCACCTGGTTTGCAGCGGGAGCATTGAATGAGCAGGGGATCGATTCCTTTACAAAGCTCCGGGCCGCACTTCCGGAAAAGCACATGAGCATGTTGCATGAGAGCGGGGGATTTTCCTGGTTTGCTTTCGTTCTGGGGTATCCGGTGCTGGGAATCTGGTACTGGTGTGCCGACCAGACCATCGTGCAGCGAGTTCTGGGAGGTGAGACCGAAAAAGACGCCCAGGTTGGGCCGTTATTTGCAGGATTCATCAAAGTCCTGCCGTTATTGATTATGGTCTTTCCGGGAGTCCTTGCCTATGTGCTATTTCGAGATCAAATTGGAGATAATCCGAATAGCGCGCTCCCTGTTTTAATCAGTCAACTGATCCCTGAAGGCCTGAAAGGCATGATTGCAGCCGGCTTGCTGGCGGCGCTGATGAGTACGATTGCCGGTGCTTTGAATAGTACGGCGACGTTAATCAGTATTGACGTTGTGAAAAAACTGAAACCGGAAACCAGTGATGCGCGGCTGGTGGTGGTGGGGCGAATTACAGCAGTGGTCGTGATGATTCTGGCGATTGGCTGGTCAACGATGGGGAGTAAATTCGAGAGCATCTTTTCGGGATTAAACAGTATGATTGCCTGCCTGGCTCCTCCCATTACGGTGGTGTTTATCTGGGGTGTGCTCTGGAAACGGGGGACGGCAAAAGCGTCGCTGATCACGTTAATCGTTGGTTCAATCTTAGGCGGGCTGACATTCGTGTTAGACTTTGGTTTTGGAATAATCACCAACGATTTGGGGATTCCCTTCATGCTTCAGGCTTGGTGGTTGTTTGTGATTTGTTCGGTCGTCTTTGTCGTCATCAGCCTGCTGACACCACCGCCAACTGCTGATCAGATCGAAATGATGTGCTGGAAACATCCCTTGAAAGAGATTGTTTTTCGCAAACTATCGGGGGTGACCGACCCGCGGCTGATTGCGTTATTGCTGGCGGGGATCATGTCTTCGATCTATATCACGTTTGCTTAA